Proteins co-encoded in one Pseudobdellovibrionaceae bacterium genomic window:
- a CDS encoding Flp family type IVb pilin, giving the protein MSSTQPKHKNAKGTLRNQKGQGLIEYIILVALIAIASIGVMRVLSQTANTQLANITNSLQGGAQARKIAAPQVSETLYSKKDLSDFMKNATKDGRSSK; this is encoded by the coding sequence ATGTCATCAACTCAACCCAAACATAAAAACGCTAAGGGGACTCTGCGTAACCAAAAAGGCCAAGGACTGATTGAATACATCATTCTTGTCGCCCTGATTGCCATCGCCTCAATTGGTGTGATGCGCGTTTTAAGCCAAACAGCAAACACCCAACTGGCCAACATCACAAACTCCCTACAAGGTGGAGCACAGGCCCGAAAGATCGCCGCACCTCAGGTCTCAGAGACTCTTTATTCTAAAAAAGATCTCAGCGACTTTATGAAAAATGCAACCAAAGATGGACGTTCCAGCAAATGA
- the gcvT gene encoding glycine cleavage system aminomethyltransferase GcvT, whose protein sequence is MSLLRTPLYETHKSMGAKMVPYAGWEMPVEYPQGLRQEHMATRNNIGLFDVSHMGEITVSGADSVTFLQKLLTNDASKCAEKQAQYHLMLNDQGGVIDDLIIYCLEKDKNYLLVVNASNKDKDWAWIEKQAQGFSNLQVADVSTKWAQIAVQGPKAVELINQFFSGASDIKKFRFEQKDYKGGTWLVARTGYTGEDGFELYGDPSLATGMWTELCEKGKDFGLLPCGLGSRNSLRIEAALPLYGNEFSETTLPLGVGMDWAIKFKKAEDFIGKSALLNAKEQGKNDFQIIGLKTSEKMVPRDGYRVLSFDKEQIGHVTSGTYSPYLDQPVALALVRKDYDLSQGCLVEVRQKLIAVEVVDLPFVKKV, encoded by the coding sequence ATGAGTTTATTAAGAACCCCCCTTTATGAGACCCATAAATCTATGGGAGCTAAAATGGTTCCCTATGCGGGTTGGGAGATGCCAGTGGAGTACCCGCAAGGTTTACGTCAAGAGCACATGGCCACCAGAAATAATATTGGTCTATTTGATGTGTCGCACATGGGGGAGATCACGGTGTCGGGAGCCGACAGTGTGACGTTTTTGCAAAAGCTTCTGACCAACGATGCGTCTAAGTGTGCGGAGAAGCAAGCGCAGTACCATCTTATGCTTAACGATCAAGGTGGAGTGATAGATGACTTGATCATTTACTGCCTTGAAAAGGATAAAAATTATTTACTTGTGGTCAACGCGTCTAACAAAGACAAAGATTGGGCGTGGATTGAAAAACAAGCCCAAGGTTTTTCTAATCTGCAAGTGGCAGACGTGAGTACTAAGTGGGCCCAAATTGCCGTACAAGGCCCTAAAGCGGTGGAGCTGATCAACCAGTTTTTCTCAGGGGCTTCAGATATTAAAAAATTTCGATTTGAACAGAAGGACTATAAGGGCGGGACATGGCTTGTGGCTCGTACAGGCTACACAGGGGAAGATGGCTTTGAGCTTTATGGTGATCCCAGCCTAGCTACAGGAATGTGGACTGAACTTTGCGAGAAAGGCAAGGACTTTGGGCTTTTACCTTGTGGTTTAGGATCAAGAAACTCTTTGCGGATTGAGGCGGCTTTGCCTCTTTATGGAAATGAATTTTCTGAGACCACTTTACCTTTAGGGGTAGGGATGGATTGGGCCATTAAGTTTAAAAAGGCAGAGGACTTTATTGGTAAGTCCGCTTTACTAAATGCCAAAGAACAAGGCAAAAATGACTTTCAAATCATAGGGCTTAAGACCTCAGAGAAAATGGTCCCTAGAGACGGCTATAGGGTGTTAAGTTTTGACAAGGAGCAGATAGGGCATGTTACAAGTGGTACATATTCGCCTTATTTAGATCAACCTGTTGCTTTGGCTCTTGTTCGTAAAGACTATGATTTGAGCCAAGGGTGTTTGGTGGAAGTAAGGCAAAAATTGATTGCAGTGGAAGTGGTGGACCTGCCTTTTGTAAAAAAAGTGTGA
- the folD gene encoding bifunctional methylenetetrahydrofolate dehydrogenase/methenyltetrahydrofolate cyclohydrolase FolD, which yields MMILDGKKLAQHKFTQLKERVEACKAKLGRAPHLSVLLVGEDPASHVYVKNKAKACESVGLGSEVIRLPDTTTATELKERIAALNQDKDVDGFLIQMPLPTALSGFDPTDLVLAEKDVDGLTSTNMGLMQKQESWHEPCTPEGVMEILKFYNISVAGKKAVVIGRSATVGWPMAFMLTRANATVTVCHSKTPDLKFYTQDADIVVAAAGVPHILGADHLKEGAIVVDVGIHRDPKGKGLIGDVDFEQVKSKVAAITPVPGGVGPMTVAQLIEHTVVAAERKIKK from the coding sequence ATGATGATTTTAGACGGCAAAAAACTAGCTCAACATAAATTTACTCAACTTAAAGAGCGTGTAGAGGCCTGTAAGGCAAAGCTGGGGCGGGCTCCCCATTTGAGTGTGTTACTGGTGGGTGAGGACCCTGCAAGCCATGTGTACGTGAAAAATAAGGCCAAGGCGTGTGAAAGTGTAGGACTAGGGTCTGAGGTGATCAGACTGCCTGACACCACTACCGCCACAGAGCTTAAAGAGCGTATTGCTGCTTTAAACCAAGATAAAGATGTGGATGGATTTTTGATCCAGATGCCATTACCCACGGCTCTGTCAGGCTTTGACCCAACAGACTTGGTTTTGGCAGAAAAAGATGTGGACGGGCTGACGTCGACCAATATGGGGTTGATGCAAAAGCAAGAGAGCTGGCATGAGCCCTGTACTCCTGAAGGAGTGATGGAAATTCTAAAGTTTTACAATATTTCTGTGGCAGGCAAAAAGGCGGTGGTGATTGGCAGGAGTGCGACGGTGGGGTGGCCTATGGCCTTTATGCTCACCAGAGCCAATGCCACGGTGACGGTCTGTCACAGTAAGACTCCTGATTTGAAATTCTATACCCAAGATGCAGACATTGTGGTGGCCGCCGCGGGTGTGCCCCATATTTTAGGTGCGGATCATCTCAAAGAAGGGGCCATCGTTGTGGATGTGGGCATCCATCGTGATCCCAAGGGAAAAGGGTTGATTGGCGATGTGGACTTTGAACAGGTGAAAAGTAAAGTGGCTGCGATCACTCCAGTGCCTGGGGGAGTGGGGCCTATGACGGTAGCGCAACTGATTGAACATACAGTCGTGGCTGCGGAAAGAAAAATTAAGAAGTAA
- a CDS encoding replication-relaxation family protein, protein MRLTKRDLEIFKLISKTAILTTVQIKKMIFTDVATTTVLRRLRKLEKSKYIERIEGLPNHELAWALNLKGADTVGYPNPKRNFHRLSLVHDVKLSDLRLKLEGHGIAHSWIPEHEIRSAMARKHGLKRMQSQFVPDGIMSVKYQGVMESVVIELELHYKNKNRYQDIFQSYIGKNNIKAVWYFVPSESLGKHLEKLWTKYVGNYEPWFFWSLVDDVFENGGDATTHYFDKKFVIGEIFEPLTLAHPSGLGMSNFSDEKTKNKIDVNSENQGELPLKAS, encoded by the coding sequence ATGAGGCTTACCAAAAGAGATTTAGAAATTTTTAAATTGATTTCTAAAACTGCGATTTTAACAACAGTACAAATAAAAAAAATGATTTTTACAGATGTAGCCACAACAACCGTACTTAGACGACTCAGAAAACTTGAAAAATCAAAATACATTGAACGCATTGAGGGGCTTCCAAACCATGAACTAGCTTGGGCACTAAATTTAAAGGGTGCAGATACTGTCGGTTATCCAAATCCAAAAAGGAATTTTCATCGTTTATCATTAGTTCATGACGTAAAACTATCAGACCTAAGGCTCAAACTTGAAGGTCATGGAATTGCACATTCTTGGATTCCAGAACATGAAATCAGATCAGCTATGGCAAGAAAGCATGGTCTTAAGAGAATGCAAAGTCAGTTCGTTCCCGACGGAATTATGAGTGTTAAATACCAAGGAGTAATGGAATCCGTCGTTATTGAATTAGAACTGCACTATAAAAACAAAAACCGCTATCAAGATATATTTCAATCTTACATTGGTAAAAATAATATCAAGGCGGTGTGGTATTTTGTCCCTTCAGAGTCCTTGGGGAAACACTTAGAAAAGCTATGGACTAAATACGTCGGGAATTATGAACCGTGGTTCTTTTGGTCTTTAGTAGATGATGTTTTTGAGAATGGCGGTGATGCTACAACTCATTATTTTGATAAAAAGTTTGTGATTGGTGAAATTTTTGAGCCTTTAACACTTGCTCACCCAAGTGGTTTAGGTATGAGCAATTTTTCTGATGAAAAAACTAAAAATAAAATTGATGTAAATAGCGAAAATCAGGGCGAACTTCCCTTAAAAGCAAGTTAA
- the gcvH gene encoding glycine cleavage system protein GcvH → MAYRVPEELYYTKDHEWALVDENIVTVGVTDYAQDTLGEIVYVELPEEGQKVTQGESFGVIESVKSVSDLVSPVSGTVIEVNSSLPDNPGTINDDAWNDGWLIRIEMDTEKELAALIKAADYKKLIAE, encoded by the coding sequence ATGGCTTACAGAGTGCCAGAAGAGCTTTACTACACCAAAGATCATGAATGGGCTTTAGTGGATGAGAACATTGTCACTGTCGGTGTGACAGACTATGCTCAAGATACATTGGGTGAAATTGTATATGTGGAATTGCCTGAAGAGGGCCAAAAGGTCACCCAAGGTGAGTCCTTTGGTGTGATTGAAAGTGTGAAGTCTGTGAGTGATTTGGTGTCTCCAGTTTCTGGGACTGTCATTGAAGTGAACTCAAGCCTTCCCGATAACCCAGGCACGATCAATGATGATGCTTGGAATGATGGCTGGTTGATCCGCATCGAGATGGACACAGAAAAAGAGCTAGCTGCGCTTATAAAAGCAGCAGACTATAAAAAACTAATTGCCGAGTAA